The following are encoded in a window of Ignicoccus islandicus DSM 13165 genomic DNA:
- the albA gene encoding DNA-binding protein Alba, translating to MSVQAPQSNEVRVGKKPVMNYVLATLTLLNQGVDRVEIKARGKAISKAVDTVEIVRNRFLPGQIRVAEVRIGSQTVTSAEGRQSRISTIDIVIEKVNK from the coding sequence GTGAGTGTGCAAGCACCCCAAAGCAACGAGGTAAGAGTTGGTAAGAAGCCCGTAATGAACTACGTATTGGCAACTCTAACTCTACTGAACCAAGGTGTAGACAGAGTAGAGATCAAGGCGAGAGGAAAGGCAATCAGCAAGGCCGTAGATACCGTAGAGATAGTCAGGAACAGGTTCCTACCCGGTCAAATAAGGGTAGCCGAGGTCAGGATTGGAAGTCAAACCGTAACCAGTGCCGAAGGAAGGCAAAGCAGGATTAGCACCATTGATATAGTAATCGAGAAGGTAAACAAGTAA
- a CDS encoding 1-(5-phosphoribosyl)-5-[(5-phosphoribosylamino)methylideneamino] imidazole-4-carboxamide isomerase — MKKPPKILPSLDISEGKVVKRVKGIRGTGLELGNPIKWLEFWYNEGALGIHVVDLDAAEKGYPVNKDVILKLISRAKELGMWIQVAGGIRSIDVAQLYSKADSIVIGSKAVKDPKFLEEVSKEIGCEKVIVAIDSKGGRVAIDGWTKTEHYTPLEIIEMLPEKAYTGILYTYIDTEGTLKGPDFETPKKIKSLRPGKVLEYAGGIGSKGHVLKLLETGVDSLIIGMALYSAKLSLRELLDEVM, encoded by the coding sequence TTGAAGAAGCCACCAAAGATACTTCCAAGCTTAGATATTTCTGAAGGTAAAGTGGTGAAGAGAGTAAAAGGTATTAGAGGAACTGGATTAGAATTGGGCAATCCTATTAAATGGCTAGAGTTTTGGTATAACGAAGGGGCCTTAGGGATTCACGTCGTTGATCTAGATGCAGCCGAAAAGGGCTATCCTGTAAATAAGGACGTGATTCTGAAATTAATAAGTAGAGCTAAGGAACTCGGTATGTGGATACAGGTAGCTGGAGGCATAAGATCGATAGACGTCGCACAATTATATTCCAAGGCCGATTCAATAGTAATAGGAAGCAAGGCTGTCAAGGATCCTAAGTTCTTAGAAGAAGTTTCGAAAGAGATAGGTTGTGAGAAAGTTATTGTTGCAATAGATTCCAAAGGCGGAAGGGTTGCAATTGATGGTTGGACTAAAACCGAGCATTATACACCTTTAGAAATTATAGAGATGCTGCCGGAAAAAGCATATACCGGTATTCTATACACGTACATAGATACTGAAGGAACGCTAAAAGGGCCCGACTTCGAGACTCCTAAGAAAATAAAGTCGTTAAGGCCCGGGAAGGTACTCGAGTACGCCGGGGGAATAGGAAGTAAGGGTCACGTACTTAAGCTACTAGAAACTGGGGTGGATTCCCTAATAATAGGGATGGCGTTATACTCAGCTAAGCTAAGTTTGAGGGAGCTGCTCGATGAAGTTATGTGA